In Saccharothrix violaceirubra, the following are encoded in one genomic region:
- a CDS encoding histone-like nucleoid-structuring protein Lsr2 gives MAQQTVVQLIDDLDGSEAAETLTFALDGVEYSIDLSKDNADKLRDSLADFVAKARRAGGRKQRKGSGKSTVKAGDKAQAQAIRDWARAQGHQISDRGRIPQGLVVQFQEAHAS, from the coding sequence GTGGCACAGCAGACCGTCGTCCAACTCATCGACGACCTCGACGGCAGCGAAGCCGCCGAGACCTTGACCTTCGCGCTGGACGGTGTGGAGTACTCCATCGACCTCTCGAAGGACAATGCCGACAAGCTCCGGGACTCCTTGGCCGACTTCGTCGCCAAGGCGCGTCGCGCGGGTGGGCGCAAGCAGCGCAAGGGCAGCGGCAAGAGCACGGTAAAGGCCGGTGACAAGGCCCAGGCGCAGGCCATTCGGGACTGGGCGCGCGCACAGGGACACCAGATCTCCGACCGCGGCCGCATTCCCCAAGGCCTGGTGGTCCAGTTCCAGGAAGCGCACGCCTCCTGA
- a CDS encoding metal-sensitive transcriptional regulator, whose product MHGYTADKDAYLKRLRRIEGQVRGLQRMVENDDYCIDVLTQISAATKALQAVSLGLLDEHLKHCVAQAVAEGGEVAEEKIAEASAAIGRLVKS is encoded by the coding sequence ATGCACGGATACACAGCGGACAAGGACGCCTACCTGAAGCGGCTGCGCCGCATCGAGGGGCAGGTGCGCGGACTCCAGCGCATGGTCGAGAACGACGACTACTGCATCGACGTGCTGACCCAGATCTCGGCGGCCACGAAAGCCCTTCAGGCGGTCTCCCTCGGCCTGCTCGACGAACACCTGAAGCACTGCGTCGCCCAGGCGGTGGCAGAGGGCGGCGAGGTCGCCGAGGAGAAGATCGCCGAGGCGTCCGCGGCCATCGGCCGCCTGGTCAAGTCCTGA
- a CDS encoding DUF5994 family protein: protein MKPAGSALKPVAGGWWPWSDDPAAEFPALIAALGAWVGPVNRVSYHLDTWGAVARKAPVDGRMVRFEGFRSIDPHTVVAIGSDRRRVSLLVVPPATPAGMARAVLRSVADRDSTASVADILAANGVLPATHHLSPVIVPRPRPAEPAEEPPGNRRRPHQVTRTLPVRD from the coding sequence ATGAAGCCGGCAGGGTCGGCACTCAAGCCCGTCGCCGGCGGCTGGTGGCCGTGGTCGGACGACCCGGCAGCCGAGTTCCCCGCCCTGATCGCCGCGCTCGGCGCCTGGGTGGGCCCGGTCAACCGTGTCTCCTACCACCTCGACACCTGGGGCGCAGTCGCCAGGAAAGCACCCGTCGACGGCCGGATGGTTCGATTCGAGGGCTTCCGCTCGATCGACCCGCACACCGTCGTGGCGATCGGATCCGACCGCCGGAGGGTCAGCCTGCTCGTCGTGCCACCCGCCACCCCGGCAGGTATGGCACGCGCGGTGCTGAGGTCGGTCGCCGACCGCGACTCGACCGCGAGCGTCGCCGACATCCTGGCCGCCAACGGCGTGCTGCCGGCAACCCACCACCTCAGCCCCGTGATCGTTCCCAGGCCCCGCCCGGCCGAGCCGGCCGAAGAACCGCCGGGAAACCGAAGGCGGCCACACCAGGTGACCCGGACGCTTCCGGTTCGAGACTGA
- a CDS encoding STAS domain-containing protein: MTPLVQRTQTDRPAHAAVQPDFQPDEEILTVTVCPAPPGAFVVAVHGEVDGSTTPLLRDRLLDLLRPTCPHLVVDLTDVSFFGAAGLTVLLAVGEAAETAGVSLFLVAGTRVVLRPLAITGLGELFDVCPDIAHARLRLRDVSAQTTGGSLDDDGTLPGPRAGPGTPSSV; this comes from the coding sequence ATGACACCGCTCGTCCAGCGGACGCAGACGGACCGTCCGGCGCACGCTGCTGTCCAACCAGATTTCCAGCCAGATGAGGAGATTCTGACCGTCACCGTGTGCCCGGCCCCGCCCGGTGCGTTCGTGGTCGCCGTGCACGGCGAGGTGGACGGGTCCACCACCCCGCTGCTGCGTGATCGTCTCCTCGATCTCCTGCGGCCCACTTGCCCACATCTGGTTGTCGACCTCACCGATGTGAGTTTCTTCGGAGCAGCCGGGCTCACCGTCCTGCTCGCTGTCGGCGAAGCGGCAGAGACGGCCGGCGTCAGCCTGTTTCTCGTCGCAGGTACTCGAGTGGTGCTTCGGCCGCTGGCGATCACCGGGCTGGGCGAGTTGTTCGATGTCTGTCCCGACATCGCCCATGCCCGGCTGCGCCTGCGCGACGTTTCCGCACAGACCACCGGTGGATCGCTTGACGATGACGGCACCCTGCCGGGGCCGCGCGCTGGGCCCGGTACGCCGTCCTCGGTATGA
- a CDS encoding IS3 family transposase (programmed frameshift): protein MTVSSPSDKQSRPSRDDQADPAPRPSRRVFTPDYKLAVVTEYENAPAGEKGAILRREGLYSSHIIEWTRARDAGRLTGQPAEPGAQTKPARKSAEQVELERLRRQNEKLASDLAKTRMALDIMGKAHALLEELFRERGGRHAASQILTTAFTELRAAGLSVKKSCTLTGTSRATHYRHANPTGPMHGPRPARTPPPQALDADERARVLEVLTSPAYRDLAIPQVWARELDEGRYWCSISTMYRIARAQGQVRERRRIATHPPRTRPELSARGPGEVWSWDITALKGPVKGVWYKCYVVLDIFSRYVTGWLVAAAEDAVLAKDFLAEAIARNGTEPHTIHADRGGAMVSKPVSELLTDLGVLRSHSRPRTSNDNPYSEAQFKTLKYMPDFPDRFGSLADARLFCEGFFLAYNHEHRHSGIGMHTPASVHFGTAGRIRDQRQATLDRAHARHPERFARRPRPPALPEVAWINQPLDQPQPAP from the exons ATGACCGTGTCCTCGCCATCCGACAAGCAGTCCCGGCCCTCCCGCGACGACCAGGCCGACCCGGCGCCACGTCCGTCGCGCCGGGTGTTCACCCCGGACTACAAACTGGCCGTGGTCACCGAGTACGAGAACGCCCCCGCCGGGGAGAAGGGAGCGATCCTGCGGCGCGAGGGCCTCTACTCCTCCCACATCATCGAATGGACCCGGGCACGCGACGCGGGACGCCTGACCGGCCAACCCGCCGAGCCCGGCGCCCAGACGAAACCGGCGAGGAAATCCGCCGAACAAGTCGAACTGGAGAGACTGCGCCGCCAGAACGAGAAACTCGCCTCCGATCTCGCGAAGACCCGAATGGCACTGGACATCATGGGAAAAGCACACGCGCTCTTGGAGGAACTGT TCCGGGAGCGCGGAGGACGACACGCCGCCTCGCAAATCCTGACGACCGCGTTCACCGAACTGCGCGCGGCCGGTCTCTCGGTGAAGAAATCATGCACGCTGACCGGGACCTCCCGGGCGACGCACTACCGGCACGCCAACCCGACAGGCCCGATGCACGGGCCGCGGCCGGCGCGGACACCCCCACCCCAGGCCCTGGACGCCGACGAGCGCGCCCGGGTGCTGGAGGTGCTGACGTCACCGGCCTACCGGGATCTGGCGATCCCGCAGGTGTGGGCGCGCGAACTGGACGAGGGCCGCTACTGGTGCTCGATCTCGACGATGTACCGGATCGCCCGCGCCCAGGGCCAGGTCCGCGAACGCCGCCGGATCGCCACCCACCCGCCGCGGACCCGGCCCGAGCTGTCCGCCCGCGGCCCGGGCGAGGTGTGGTCCTGGGACATCACCGCGTTGAAAGGACCGGTCAAAGGCGTCTGGTACAAGTGCTACGTCGTGCTGGACATCTTCTCCCGCTACGTCACCGGCTGGCTGGTCGCCGCCGCCGAGGACGCCGTCCTGGCGAAGGACTTCCTCGCCGAGGCCATCGCCCGCAACGGCACCGAACCGCACACGATCCACGCCGACAGAGGCGGCGCCATGGTGTCCAAACCGGTCTCCGAACTCCTGACCGACCTCGGCGTCCTGCGTTCGCATTCCCGCCCCCGCACCTCGAACGACAACCCCTATTCCGAAGCGCAGTTCAAGACCCTGAAGTACATGCCCGACTTCCCCGACCGGTTCGGCTCCCTCGCCGACGCCCGCCTGTTCTGCGAAGGATTCTTCCTGGCCTACAACCACGAGCACCGCCACTCCGGCATCGGCATGCACACCCCGGCCTCGGTGCACTTCGGCACCGCCGGACGGATCCGCGATCAACGCCAGGCCACTCTCGACCGCGCCCACGCCCGACACCCGGAGCGATTCGCCCGCCGACCCCGCCCACCCGCGCTGCCCGAGGTGGCCTGGATCAACCAACCCCTCGACCAACCACAACCGGCCCCATAG
- a CDS encoding magnesium and cobalt transport protein CorA, translated as MGLYRPAEAQLMDAATQLGLHELAVEDAITAHQRPKLERYGDTRFVVLRSASYRDDTERVEFGELHLFVGPNFVLTVRHSDTPDLAGVRQRLENQPHLLRLGPEAVLYAVLDAVVDGYPPVVSGLHNDIEEIETQVFSRDPNASRRIYELSREVMEFQRATHPLLTILDNLSAGFAEHGVDEELQRHLRDVADHVIIVVEQVTSFRGVLADILAVNTTLVTQAQNEEMQRLAEASNAQNEQIKRISSWAAILFAPTLIGTIYGMNFRHMPELNWMWGYPFALLLMALVCTGLYFVFRRRGWL; from the coding sequence ATCGGCCTCTACCGACCCGCCGAGGCGCAACTCATGGACGCGGCCACCCAGCTCGGGCTGCACGAACTGGCGGTGGAAGACGCCATCACGGCCCACCAGCGCCCGAAACTGGAACGCTACGGCGACACCCGGTTCGTGGTACTGCGCTCGGCCAGCTACCGCGATGACACCGAACGGGTCGAGTTCGGTGAGCTGCACCTGTTCGTGGGTCCCAATTTCGTGCTCACGGTGCGGCACAGCGACACACCGGACCTGGCCGGTGTGCGGCAGCGGCTGGAGAACCAGCCGCACCTGCTGCGGCTGGGTCCCGAGGCGGTGCTGTACGCCGTGCTGGACGCGGTGGTCGACGGCTACCCGCCCGTGGTGTCCGGACTGCACAACGACATCGAAGAGATCGAGACCCAGGTGTTCAGCCGTGACCCGAACGCCTCCAGGCGAATCTACGAGCTGTCCCGTGAGGTGATGGAGTTCCAGCGCGCCACCCACCCGCTTCTCACGATCCTCGACAACCTCTCAGCCGGGTTCGCCGAGCACGGCGTCGACGAGGAACTTCAGCGCCACCTGCGCGACGTGGCCGACCACGTCATCATCGTGGTCGAGCAGGTCACCAGCTTTCGCGGCGTGCTCGCCGACATCCTCGCCGTCAACACCACCCTGGTCACCCAAGCGCAGAACGAGGAGATGCAACGCCTCGCCGAGGCCAGCAACGCGCAGAACGAGCAGATCAAGAGGATCTCCTCATGGGCGGCGATCCTGTTCGCTCCCACCCTGATCGGGACGATCTACGGAATGAACTTCCGCCACATGCCCGAGCTGAACTGGATGTGGGGATACCCGTTCGCGCTGCTGCTCATGGCGCTGGTCTGCACCGGCCTGTACTTCGTGTTCAGACGCCGCGGCTGGCTCTGA
- a CDS encoding AI-2E family transporter, translating into MFLVVFLTFGGVLTLFALPLAEQGTQPATRLPDMIADLRGGRSPVGTPLERTNALEFARDNEERIRQFATGLGTPALNLLRSAVTGVVATISIFVPAYLAVPQGHKVINGTLVLFPPQRARRIHRVGRERGRPSPATSPATCSSA; encoded by the coding sequence GTGTTCCTCGTGGTCTTCCTGACGTTCGGCGGCGTGCTCACGCTCTTCGCCCTACCACTGGCCGAGCAGGGCACGCAGCCGGCGACACGGTTGCCCGACATGATCGCCGACCTACGCGGCGGCAGAAGCCCTGTCGGGACTCCGCTGGAGCGCACCAACGCGCTGGAGTTCGCCCGCGACAACGAAGAACGCATCCGGCAGTTCGCCACCGGCCTCGGCACCCCGGCGCTGAACCTGCTGCGCAGTGCGGTCACCGGGGTCGTCGCGACCATCTCCATCTTCGTGCCGGCCTACCTCGCGGTGCCGCAAGGCCACAAAGTGATCAACGGGACGCTCGTGCTCTTCCCGCCGCAACGCGCGCGGCGCATCCACCGAGTCGGCCGCGAGCGCGGAAGACCGTCACCGGCTACATCACCGGCAACCTGCTCATCAGCGTGA
- a CDS encoding GAF and ANTAR domain-containing protein, translated as MLDRRIAQTFVELADTLVLGFDAIDFLHTLTERCAELLEVDAVGILLADQRGALNLVAASTEQARMLELFQLQDEEGPCLECFRTGQPVACDDLAQEPQRWPRFTLAAREQGFSAVHAVPMRLREQIVGALNLFRTSPGVIPEDAVELAQSFANVATISILQVRALRHSEMVTEQLQNALNSRVVIEQAKGILTERLQIAVADAFSLMRNYARTHNQLLSDVAKQVISRSPEVAELTGIDNLGSRH; from the coding sequence GTGTTGGACCGGCGGATCGCTCAGACCTTCGTCGAACTGGCGGACACGCTCGTGCTGGGGTTCGACGCCATCGACTTCCTGCACACCCTCACCGAACGCTGTGCCGAGCTGCTGGAGGTCGACGCGGTCGGGATCCTGCTGGCGGATCAGCGGGGTGCGCTGAACCTGGTGGCCGCGTCCACCGAGCAGGCCAGGATGCTGGAGCTGTTCCAGCTGCAGGACGAGGAGGGCCCCTGCCTGGAATGCTTCCGCACCGGGCAGCCGGTAGCGTGCGACGACCTGGCCCAGGAGCCGCAACGCTGGCCCCGGTTCACGCTCGCGGCGCGCGAACAGGGATTCTCCGCCGTCCACGCGGTGCCGATGCGACTGCGTGAGCAGATCGTCGGCGCGCTGAACCTGTTCCGGACCTCCCCAGGGGTCATCCCGGAGGACGCGGTCGAGCTGGCCCAGTCCTTCGCCAACGTCGCGACGATCAGCATTCTCCAGGTCCGTGCGCTCAGGCACAGCGAGATGGTCACCGAACAGCTGCAGAACGCCCTCAACAGCCGTGTCGTCATCGAACAGGCCAAGGGCATCCTGACCGAACGCCTGCAGATCGCTGTCGCGGACGCGTTCTCCCTGATGCGGAACTACGCACGCACCCACAACCAGCTGCTGTCGGACGTCGCGAAGCAGGTGATTTCGCGATCGCCCGAGGTCGCCGAACTGACGGGGATCGACAATCTCGGGTCACGCCATTAG
- a CDS encoding GAF and ANTAR domain-containing protein — translation MTGVGTNRHLDLLVVINEIARADQVPVRVRHVCLACKVRLNAAGVAVYLVGSAQPLEVAGATGEEMAELQATVGEGPMSEASRQNHPVFVSDLADGWSASRWPAFAAAAAAAGVAAVFVIPLTLGAIALGALEICRDVAGPLSQDELADALLFADTATTLLLGGPATPATPDGADLWGTEPERRWGVVHQATGMVSVQLDTDLGEAFLRLRAHAFLTGNRLSEAAADVVARRLRFTPDTNHEKQR, via the coding sequence GTGACCGGCGTGGGCACGAATCGGCATCTCGACCTGCTCGTCGTGATCAATGAGATCGCCAGGGCCGACCAGGTGCCCGTCCGTGTCCGCCATGTCTGTCTTGCCTGCAAGGTCCGCCTGAACGCGGCCGGCGTCGCGGTCTATCTGGTCGGTAGCGCGCAACCGCTGGAAGTCGCCGGAGCCACCGGCGAGGAGATGGCCGAGCTGCAGGCGACGGTGGGTGAGGGGCCGATGTCGGAGGCTTCGCGGCAGAACCACCCGGTGTTCGTGTCCGATCTGGCGGACGGGTGGAGCGCGAGTCGCTGGCCCGCGTTCGCCGCGGCCGCGGCCGCGGCCGGGGTGGCGGCGGTCTTCGTGATCCCCCTGACGCTCGGGGCGATCGCGCTGGGCGCGCTGGAGATCTGCCGGGACGTCGCCGGCCCGTTGTCACAGGACGAACTCGCGGACGCGCTGCTGTTCGCGGACACCGCGACAACGTTGCTGCTCGGGGGGCCCGCGACGCCGGCGACGCCGGACGGCGCCGACCTGTGGGGCACCGAGCCGGAGCGCCGGTGGGGAGTGGTGCACCAGGCGACTGGCATGGTGTCGGTGCAGCTGGACACCGATCTCGGTGAGGCGTTCCTGCGGTTGCGGGCGCACGCGTTCCTCACCGGCAACCGCCTGTCGGAGGCCGCGGCCGACGTGGTTGCGCGCAGACTGAGATTCACCCCGGATACCAACCATGAGAAACAGAGGTGA
- a CDS encoding NF041680 family putative transposase, whose amino-acid sequence MISVHDAERAAALGELSGFRQEFYGCPTARSDVLFEPADATLCAVGPVKSPVDLTLIPEHRRGHGALYDALNRGHVDTGRLRRALAGAPLPRFPDGRIVPAVDVSPWLRSDAACSAERLFCHVHGRARSASQFIPGWPYSFVAALEPGRSSWTAILDVTRLGPAADATAVTAAQLRGVVERLVAAGQWRPGDPSVLIVADAGYDITRLAFVLDGLPVEVTGRIRSDRVLRPPAPPRLPGANGRPPEHGGEFAPADPTTRPRPTAVTTTDTTRYGKAEAQARDRLHPRLTHRAAWLDHDGPLPIVEGTLIRLKVEHLPGDREAKPVWLWSSATGATAADVDRWWRAFLRRFDLEHTFRLFKQTLGWTTPKLRRPEAADRWTWLPIAAHTQLRLARPLAADLRRPWEKPAAPGTLTPARVRRGFRNLRADTVLPASAPKPTRPGPGRPPGTRNSRPAPRYDVGKTVKRPVSLIDPQRQRP is encoded by the coding sequence GTGATCAGTGTGCACGATGCCGAACGTGCGGCGGCGCTCGGGGAGTTGTCCGGGTTCCGCCAGGAGTTCTACGGGTGTCCGACCGCGCGGTCGGACGTGCTGTTCGAACCGGCCGACGCGACGCTGTGCGCAGTCGGGCCGGTGAAGTCGCCTGTCGACTTGACGTTGATCCCCGAGCACCGTCGTGGGCACGGCGCCCTGTACGACGCGCTGAATCGTGGCCACGTCGACACCGGTCGGCTGCGCAGGGCACTGGCCGGTGCGCCGCTACCGCGGTTCCCGGACGGGCGGATCGTGCCGGCGGTGGACGTGTCCCCGTGGCTGCGATCGGACGCGGCCTGCTCGGCGGAACGGTTGTTCTGCCACGTCCACGGCCGGGCCAGAAGCGCGTCGCAGTTCATTCCCGGCTGGCCGTACTCGTTCGTCGCCGCGCTGGAGCCGGGCCGTTCGTCGTGGACGGCGATCCTCGACGTGACGCGACTGGGCCCCGCCGCCGACGCCACCGCGGTCACCGCCGCCCAGCTCAGGGGCGTCGTCGAACGCCTGGTCGCGGCCGGGCAGTGGCGGCCGGGGGATCCGTCGGTCCTGATCGTCGCCGATGCCGGCTACGACATCACCCGCCTCGCGTTCGTCCTGGACGGTCTCCCTGTCGAAGTGACGGGCCGGATCCGCTCGGACCGGGTGCTGCGGCCGCCCGCGCCGCCCCGACTGCCGGGCGCCAACGGCCGCCCTCCCGAACACGGCGGCGAGTTCGCCCCGGCCGACCCGACGACCCGGCCGCGGCCAACGGCGGTCACCACGACCGACACCACCCGCTACGGCAAGGCCGAGGCACAAGCCCGGGACCGGCTGCATCCACGCCTGACCCACCGCGCGGCCTGGCTCGACCACGACGGACCACTGCCCATCGTCGAAGGCACCCTGATCAGGTTGAAGGTCGAGCACCTGCCCGGCGACCGCGAGGCCAAGCCGGTGTGGCTGTGGTCCTCGGCCACCGGCGCCACCGCGGCCGACGTCGACCGCTGGTGGCGGGCGTTCCTCCGGCGCTTCGACCTGGAACACACGTTCCGCCTGTTCAAGCAGACCCTCGGCTGGACCACCCCGAAACTCCGCAGGCCCGAGGCGGCCGACCGGTGGACCTGGCTGCCGATCGCCGCACACACCCAACTCCGCCTCGCCCGACCGCTGGCCGCCGACCTCCGACGTCCCTGGGAGAAACCCGCCGCGCCGGGCACACTCACCCCGGCACGGGTCCGACGCGGGTTTCGGAACCTCCGCGCCGACACGGTCCTCCCCGCCAGCGCGCCAAAACCCACCAGACCAGGCCCGGGACGCCCACCGGGCACCAGGAACAGCCGCCCCGCACCCCGCTACGACGTCGGCAAGACCGTCAAACGACCTGTGTCGCTCATCGACCCACAACGGCAACGACCTTAA
- a CDS encoding HPF/RaiA family ribosome-associated protein, which produces MPDTREGTAIVAQRLNLATGFLASERGWVSERLSKLGSRLRSFRHDEIDLEISMKDRRGAGQRVTLECWINCRPRLHLVATSSARDLPAALGEVRNELIRQVDVAETRTDPRGNRVLRLVPRLPDGEQNSIPVRDPLL; this is translated from the coding sequence ATGCCCGACACTCGTGAAGGCACGGCAATCGTCGCCCAACGCCTGAACCTCGCCACCGGATTCCTCGCATCCGAACGCGGCTGGGTCTCGGAACGCCTGAGCAAGCTCGGCTCGCGGTTGCGCTCGTTCCGCCACGACGAGATCGACCTGGAAATCAGCATGAAGGACCGTCGGGGTGCCGGGCAGCGAGTCACCCTGGAATGCTGGATCAACTGCCGCCCACGTCTGCACCTCGTCGCCACCTCCTCGGCACGCGACCTGCCCGCAGCACTGGGCGAGGTCCGCAACGAGCTGATTCGGCAGGTCGATGTGGCCGAGACGCGCACTGATCCACGCGGCAACCGCGTGCTGCGGTTGGTGCCCAGACTGCCCGACGGCGAACAGAACTCGATCCCCGTACGGGATCCCCTGCTCTGA
- a CDS encoding acyl-CoA desaturase translates to MLAGEKSPAEMFLVKLFAVIPALALAAAVPPAWGWGLGWVDVGLVAFFYSLTCLGVTIGFHRYFTHGAFKATRALRITLAVLGSTAMQGPIIGWVADHRRHHAYADREGDPHSPWLFGTSARALAKGFWHAHMGWMFRRELTNAARFAPDLLTDPDIQRVNRWFPALTAGTLLAPALAGGLITWSWWGALTAFFWAGLVRVALLHHVTWSVNSICHMIGDRPFTARDKSANFRPPAILSMGESWHNSHHADPTCARHGVRRGQIDISARLIRVFEKLGWATNVRWPRPERLARNLRSTTS, encoded by the coding sequence ATGCTGGCCGGTGAGAAGTCCCCGGCCGAGATGTTCCTGGTCAAACTGTTCGCCGTGATACCGGCGCTGGCACTTGCCGCAGCGGTGCCGCCGGCATGGGGCTGGGGCCTCGGCTGGGTCGATGTGGGCCTCGTGGCCTTCTTCTACAGCCTCACCTGTCTCGGGGTCACGATCGGGTTCCACCGCTACTTCACGCACGGTGCTTTCAAGGCCACCCGTGCGCTGCGGATCACCCTCGCGGTCCTCGGCAGCACGGCCATGCAGGGCCCGATCATCGGATGGGTCGCCGACCACCGCCGTCACCACGCCTACGCCGACCGCGAAGGCGACCCGCACTCGCCGTGGCTCTTCGGCACCTCGGCCCGCGCACTGGCCAAAGGCTTCTGGCACGCTCACATGGGCTGGATGTTCCGACGGGAACTGACCAACGCCGCCCGCTTCGCCCCCGACCTGCTCACCGACCCGGACATCCAGCGCGTCAACCGGTGGTTCCCCGCACTGACCGCCGGGACACTGCTCGCCCCGGCACTCGCCGGAGGCCTGATCACTTGGAGCTGGTGGGGCGCACTCACCGCCTTCTTCTGGGCCGGGCTCGTCCGCGTCGCCCTGCTGCACCACGTGACCTGGTCGGTCAACTCGATCTGCCACATGATCGGCGACCGGCCCTTCACCGCGCGCGACAAGTCCGCCAACTTCCGGCCGCCGGCGATCCTGTCGATGGGCGAGTCCTGGCACAACTCCCACCACGCCGATCCCACCTGCGCCCGCCACGGCGTCCGCCGCGGTCAGATCGACATCTCCGCACGGTTGATCCGGGTCTTCGAGAAGCTCGGCTGGGCCACCAACGTCCGCTGGCCGAGGCCGGAACGACTGGCCCGCAACCTCAGATCCACCACCTCCTGA